Genomic window (Polaribacter batillariae):
TTAAATCTTGATATTCTTTATCTGTTAAACCGGCTTTATATTTTACGCCATTTCCTGTTTTAAAATATTCGCCAATTGCTTTTTCTCCTGAATGCCCAAAAGGCGGATTCCCAATATCGTGCATTACTGAAGCGGCTGCTACGATTGCCCCAAAATCGTTAAAAGTGTAACCTAATTTCGCCAAATTTGGATGCCGTTCTAACAACTCTTTTCCAACTCTTCTTCCTAAAGTTCTACCTACTACAGATACTTCTAAACTGTGTGTTAATCTGGTGTGTACAAAATCGGTTTCTGATAACGGAATTACTTGTGTTTTGTCTTGCAAGCTTCTAAATGCAGATGAAAATATAATTCTATCGAAATCTACATCGAAACCTAAACGTGTTTCGTCTTGTGCTACTCTTGGGCGTTTTTGTGTATCGCCAAAGCGTTTTAAAGAAAGAAGTTGTTCCCAGTTCATTTTATTTTTTATAATAAGATTATTGCCTGAACAGAAATGGCAGAGCGCTCGAAAATACGAAAAAGATGCTTACCAACTTTTTTTAGACATCTCTTTCTAGTTTGATATCTTTTAATTTTTTCTCTAATGCCTTTATTTTAAAGCAGATTCTAATAAAGAAACAATAGTTTGTTTAAATTCTTGATTGTAAATGATTTTTTCCGTCCTACAAATGTAATTTAATCATATAAATTCGTACCAACAAAACTAGACATTCCAGTTTATAATGATTTAAAAATCAGGTTTATAAAAATAGAATAATTACAAAAATAGTATAGTAAAATAATGAGATAATTACCTTAAAATGGTGTCTTTCTCGAAAATTTACTATAAAATTGGGTATTTCTTATTACATAAAACAACTACAATCTGTTGAAGAATATGCTTTTTCTTGGGATGAGTTAGTGCAAAAATGCGATAAAACAGAAACTGCTTTAAAAAGTAAACTTTCGAGACTGGTTGCAAAAAAGGAAATTGTAAACCTAAGAAAAGGATTTTATTTAATAATTCCACCTAGGTATTCAAAGCAAGGACAAATACCTGTCAGGGCAAACGCATCATAACTTTAGTATTTTCAGCATATATTGATTATTGATAGCTGCTTTGAGTCTTTTGCTTTTAATACCAATTTTATTTTTTGAGTCTTTTCTAAGAATATTTAGAGCAATTTTGGTAAGTATTGAAAAGTTTTGAGAAGCATTTCCTGTTCTTTTCCGTGATGCATCTTCGCAGAAAGCTACGTCTAAAGTCCAATGAAGTTTGTTTTCTATTGCCCAATGCGATCGTATTGCTTTTTGAAAGACTTCAGAATTAGCTTTCAAACTAGATATATAATATCGTGTAGCTTTTTCTATAGGTCTATCCGAGTTTTTAAATTCACGTATGCTTTCTATCCTAACAAGGGTATTTAAATTTGCCCAATGATTATTTTTGGCAATGAATTTAAAATCTGTGATACAACTGCAAGTACGTGTTTCTATTCTTCCATGGTCTAAAGTATGCTGTATGTTTATCTCTGTGTTTTTAGCAAATTTGAATTCATCTTCAATATCTTCAAGAAGTTGTTCTTGATTGCCTTTTACGGCTAAAATATAATCAGCTTCTTTTGTCACTATCTTTTCAGCTATAGCTGTTTGACATCCCATAGCATCTATGGTTATAATAGTATTTTGAATAGATAAGATTTCTAATAATTTTGGAATCGCAGTTATTTCATTAGATTTTTCATCAGTTTTTACTTGACCTAAAACAAGATTGTTTTCACAAGCAAAGGCACTAACCATATGTATAGGAGATTTTTTACCTTTATGCTTTGCTCCTCTAATGGTTTTACCATCTATGGCTATCACTTCTTTATCTGTTAATTGCGCCAAGGTTTTTACCCATTCTATAAAGCATAATTCAAACTGCTTACTATCTATAGCTGAAAATACACGGTTAAAAGTATCATGTGAGGGAATGCCATTTGGTAATTCTAAAAAGGTACGTAAAAAATCTTCTTTTTCTTTAGCATAGAGTTCCATTTCATTCCAAGAATCTGCGCCACAGATAACAGATATAATTCCGATAAGAAGGATGTCGTTTAATTGATGAAGTTTTGTTAAATCACGTCTAGGGTCATCTATTTTATCAAAAATAGAAACTAATTTGTTTGTCATTTTTAAAATGTATAAAATATTGATTATCAGTATAATATACATAAAAATATTCACGTAAAAAAATTAAAATCAATAGATTAACTAAAAAAATTAAACTTTTTTAGATGCGTTTGCCATGAAATACCTGTTCAATTGTTTTCTAGTAAATTGTTTCAATATTTAAAAAGAGATTATTATTTATGTTTTTATTCTGCAGCCAAGTTTCACGGAGCTGGGCAGCAGCAAGTGCAAAGAGATTATGTAATGACCGACAAAGCATTTTCTAACATTAAAAAATCGTCTTTAGATATTCATTTTTTTACAACTTCAAAATGGCCATCAAAAAACATTGTAGAGAAAAAATCTGATGCAGGAATTTTTAAAATTTCAAGTCCAGCACTTACAGCAGTAGATTTAATTCATCATCAAAATAAGTTAGGCGGAATTAATAGAATGTTAGCTATTTTGGAAGAATTATCCGAAGAACTCACTAAAAATGACATCGAAGAATTATTGAGTTGGTATCCGCATAAATGTACTTTACAAAGATTTGTTTTTTTATTAGAAGAATTGGAAGTAGAAGAAATTCTTTTAAAACCGATAATGCAGCACTTAAAAAAAGCAAAATACTTTCCGGTATTGTTAAGCCCAAAATCTAAACAGAAAGCAGGCGCAGTAGATAACGAGTGGAAAGTGGATATAAACGTTAAATTAGAAAGCGATTTATGATTCCTAAATCATATATAGCAAAGTGGCAAGAGAAAGCGCCTTGGAAACAGTTTTATCAAGTAGAACAAGACCTTGTAATTAGTCGTGCTTTAGTAGAAATTTTTTCTGATGATTTCCTACGTGAAAACTTAACTTTTAGAGGTGGTACAGCTTTGCATAAGTTGTATTTAAATCCTGCTACGAGATATTCTGAAGATATTGATTTGGTTCAAATTAAACCAGGACTATAAAGCCAATAATGGAATGAATTAAAGAGGTTGTTACCTTTTTTGAAAAGCCAATAAGAATACAAGTAAAAGGACACGGAGCAAAAGCAACCTATCGTTTTACATCAGAATACGAAGATATTAGATTGCGCTTAAAATTAGAAATTAATTGTAAAGAACATTTTAATGTTTTGGATTGGGTAGATTTTCCTTTTGAAGTAGAAAGCGAATGGTTTTCTGGAAGTGCTAAAATTAAAACCTATAGCATTAAAGAATTATTAGGCACAAAATTACGAGCCTTATACCAATGCAGTAAAGGGCGAGATTTATTCGATTTAGATTATTCTAGGTTAAATATGAAATTGGATATAGACGAGATAGTTAAATGTTTCAAAGCATACACAAAATTTTCTACAGGAAACTGACCACCAAGTCAGAAAGAGTTTTTATTAAATATTGAAGAGAAAGAGCAAGACCGAGACTTCACAGGAGATATGGAAGCGCTTTTAAGAACAGGAATAGGACATAATCAAGAAGAAGCTTTTAACTGGCTTAAAAGCGAATTGATAAACAAGAGTTAAAAAATTAGTAGCCCTATATGTAGCCCTAAAAATTAAAAAACCCTTTAAAAACAAGGTTTTTAAAGGGTTTGCAGTACTCAAGGTGGGAATCGAACCCACACTCCCGAAAGAACTGGATTTTGAATCCAGCGCGTCTACCAATTCCGCCACTTGAGCAATTTAGACTTTTCGCCTCGAACCATAAAGCGAGTACAAATGTATTAAAATATTTTATTTTAAAGTCAAAAAATTAATTTCAAAGTCAATAAATAATTTCTACTTTTGCAACCTTACAACAACACAACAAAAAATCATCACTAAATGCCTACAAATCAACTTGCACCAAAACTATTTGCATGCTCACAGAGTATTACTTTAGCAGAAAAAATTGCAAAAGAATACAATACTACTTTAGGAAAAGTTAAAACAACAAAGTTTAGCGATGGAGAATTTCAGCCAGCTTTCGAAGAATCTGTAAGAGGAAGACGTGTTTTTATTATTGGTTCTACATTTCCAAATGCCGATAATTTAATGGAAATGCTTTTAATGTTAGATGCAGCAAAAAGAGCATCTGCAAGACATATTACAGCTGTTATGCCATATTTTGGTTGGGCAAGACAAGATCGTAAAGACCAACCAAGAGTTGCAATTGGAGCAAAATTAGTTGCCAATTTATTGCAATCTGCAGGCGCCACTAGAATTATGACAATGGATTTACATGCAGATCAAATTCAAGGCTTTTTCGAAAAACCAGTAGATCATTTATTCGCATCTACCATTTTTATGCCTTATATAAAAAACTTAAAATTAGAGAATCTTACAATTGCATCTCCAGATATGGGAGGTTCAAAAAGAGCATATGCATATTCTAAACACTTACATTGCGACGTTGTAATTTGTTACAAACAACGCAAAAAAGCCAATGTAATTTCTCACATGGAGTTAATTGGAGACGTAAAAGGTAAAAATGTTATCTTGGTAGATGATATGATCGACACAGGAGGAACATTAGCACACGCAGCCGATTTAATGGTAGAAAGAGGAGCCTTAAGTGTACGTGCCATATGTACACACCCAATACTTTCTGGAGGAGCCTACGAAAAAATAGAAAATTCAGGATTAACCGAATTAATAGTTTCAGATACAATTCCATTAAAGAAGGAAACTTCTAAAATAAAAGTTGTATCTTGCGCGCCATTATTTGCAGATGTTATGCATAAAGTGCAAGACAATACTTCAATTAGTGGACAATTTTTAATGTAAATAAATTAATAAAAAAGTAATGAAATCAATTACAATTAAAGGATCAAAAAGAGAAAGCGTGGGCAAGGTAGCTACCAAAACCTTACGTAATGCTGGTATGGTTCCTTGCGTTATATACGGAGGAGATAAGCCAGTGCATTTTTCGGCAGAAGAAATCGCATTTAAAAAGTTGGTATATACTCCAAACGTATATACTGCTACAATTAATGTTGATGGAGAAAAAATTGCTGCAATTTTGCAAGACATTCAATTTCACCCAGTAACAGATAAAATTTTACATGTAGATTTTTATCAGTTATTTGATGATAAAGAAGTTACAATGAACATTCCCGTAAAATTAGTAGGAACTTCTCCTGGAGTTTTAAATGGTGGTTCTTTACGTTTTACAAACCGTAAATTAAAAGTAAAAGCTTTACCTGCAAATTTACCAGATTTTATTTCTGCAGATATTTCTAAATTAAAAATTGGAAGTAAATTAGTTATAAAATCATTATTTAATGACAACTATACTTTTATGCACCCAGAAAATACTGTAGTGGTGCAAGTTAGAACTTCTCGTAATGCAACTAGCGTTATAGACGAAGATGAAGATGAAACAACAGAAGAAGCTACAGAAGCAACTGCTACTGAATAAGCTTCATAAATTATATATAAAAAGAGAGACTGTCTTAGAAAAGGCAGTCTCTCTTTTTTTGTAATTTTTCTAACTGATTGTGATTATACCAGTTATGATTTTAAATTCTAGTTTTACGGCTGCTCTCTAAACTTTGTTTGCTACTTTTAAATTGAAAAACATATTTTTATTTCAAGAATAAGAATGCTCTAACTCGCAAATATTTGATTTTAAAATAACAATGTGCTTTATAGATGCTTTTTATACCGGAAATGAGGTTACAAAAAAGCTAAAGATAAGACCAGAAAAAAAGTGCTTAGAAAAAATCTTCTAAACACTTAATTTAATTTTGTTTTCTTTACTTATTATTCTACAAGTAAAGTAAATGGAATACTATATTTTACACCAACTGGTTTTCCTCTTTGTTTACCAGGTTTCATTTTAGGTAATAATTTCATTACTTTTACAACCTCGTCTTTAATCTTTGGGTGTGGTGCTCTTGCTTGAATATCTACTACGTTTCCTTTTTTATCAATTTTAAAACCAATAAAAACTCTTTTTTTACCAGAAGACAAGCCTAATTCGTTTGGAAGTTCTGCGTCAAACTTTCTTGAGAAATGTTTTTGCACCATTTTACTAAAACAGTCTTTTAATTCTTTCTTATCTCCTTTACATCCAGGAAATACAGGTACGTCTTCAATAATCATAAAACTTACGTCCTCTACTACCTCTTCTACTTCTGCTACCTCTACAATTTCTTCTACTTCAACAGCTTCTGTTTCATCTGTTTCTGTAGTTTCAATTACAGTTTCTTCTACTTCTTTCTCATCTTCTACAACCTCAATTTTTTCTGGAGCTGGTGGTGGTGGAGTTTTGGGTTTTACGGGTTCTACTCTTTCTGTAATTGGAATATCTTCTTCCACTAAAGCATTCATATTTACAACACCTAAGTCACCAATAGTTTTGTCGTAAGTCTTTTTCTCAATTGCAGCGTAGGTTATAAATAGTGCTAAAACCAACCCTATTTGCATAAATATTTTACTGTAATTTTCTAAATTCGATTTCGGATTTTTCTTTATTTCCATTGTAAAGAGTTTTTAATAGTTCGCTAATTTAATTAAAAAAATGTATCAAATACAAGTATTAGGGCTAATTATATCGATTTTTTTTATAAATCTGATTAAAAACCACTAATCCTAAAAAAACGCCAGTCGTATTTGCAAGAACATCTAAATAATCTCCTGTTCTATACGAAGTTAATTCGCTTTGTAAAATCTCAATAATTATGCCAAAAAGAATGCATAAAAAAACAATTAAGTATTTTTTATGTGGTTTTCTAAAAAATGAAAGCAACCAACAAATAGATAGTGTAAAATAAGCAAAACTGTGTTGCCATTTATCTATATGACTAATTGGGGCTTCATATTTTGGCATTTTCATTAAACTTAAGTATAAAATACTAAGTGTAACTACTACTGCTATTATTACTATTTTATCCTTTAATAAGGTTTTTATACGCCTCCGCATCTAATAAGTCGTCTATTTGAGAACTGTCTGAAATATCGATTTTAATCATCCAGCCTTTTCCATACGGGTCCGAATTTACCAATTCAGGTGCATCTTCTAAAGCTTCGTTAAATTCAATTACTTCTCCACTTAAAGGCATAAACAAATCCGATACTGTTTTTACTGCTTCTACAGAGCCAAAAACTTCTCCTTCTTCTACAGAATCGTCTAAAGTATCTACATCTACGTAAACAATGTCTCCTAATTCGCTTTGTGCAAAATCTGTAATACCAACAGTTGCAATGTTGCCTTCTATCTTAATCCACTCGTGATCTTTCGTGTATTTTAAGTTTGATGGAATATTCATTTCTTTAATTATTTATTGTTATTAATTTTTAATTTCCTCCTAAATTATAAACGATGTTAAATCCACCATTAATTGCCTGTCTTGGAAATGTGGTAGAAATCGCATATTTCGACGTTTGATGATTGTAATAAAACGACGCGGTTAAATTACTATTTAATCTATAATCTGCAGTAAATTTAACAGAAAATAATTTCTGACCACCACTAATTTGATTATTATCTTCATCTACAGATCTAATTTGTGTTAAATTATCTCTTAGAGAAACATCTGCTCTTAAATTAATATCGCCTTTTAAGGTTTGTTTTTTGCCTGTAAATCGAGTACTTACTTTTACATCTTTAAATACATAACCCAACCCAAAAATATACTCAGTTCCTTTAATATCTGTTAAGGTACTGTTATTAAAATTCATGGTTAATGTTCGATCTCTTTTTACTTCGCCTCTAAATGAAAAAGAATTTCTCATTTTCATATCTACTTTTATCAATGGAGAAAACTCATCTACCAAGGTTACTGCAGAAACTAACAATTCTGGCTCGTAATTTCCAGCAGTATTTGCTGCTGTTGGGTTTGTAGGGTCGAATTGTAAATTGTTTGTAAAACTAGAAACTGTGTAAGAAGAATTATACCCGTGTGAAACTACAAAATTGCTAAAGTTCTTTTTAAACCATTTAAATTTCATTAGGCCATTGTAACGCAACGTCCAGTTAGGTATAGGAATGTTTCTAAACAAAGATGTACTTACACTCTCTGCGCTTTTACCAGAATATGCCGCCAAGAAAGCTGGTAGCAAAACTTGCTGACTGTTTTCTCCATAACCAGAAACTGGATTTCCGCTTTCTGTTGCCAATCTGTTTGCGATGGTACTTCTAAAATCTCGCATGTTTTGGAAAAGTACATCTGCATCTGTAAAAGCAGTAGAAATCATAGAGTAACTGGTGCTAAAGTTACCGTTTTCGAAAGCTGGTGCACTATTATCTAAAGCTCCTGTTGGCGTTCCATTTTCTACAACATCTATTTGTTGCGAGATATCTCTGGTTTTTATTTTATTTCCTCTTACATCGATATTTAAATCTGTAAACGGTTTTAGCGTAAATGTATAATCTAACTTGTTATAATGGGTTCTACTGTATGTTTTGTTGTAATATTCTTCATTAGGGTTTCTCGGCCCAACTAACCAACCATTTTCCAACGCTTTTGTTCTAATATCTACTTGGCTACCAAAAGCAAAAGAAGTGGGTGCACCACCTAAAAAGCCAACACCTTCTGTATAACCTGGTAATAATTGTCCGTTATTTTCTGAATAGCTCACTTTAGCTTGTTTAACAGAAGTTACCACATCATAAACTCCTTTTAAAATTTGTTTTCCTAAAGGAAGCTTCTTTTTCTGATTTGTTTTTCTTGGTGAAGGAGGTAAACCAACACCTTTTAATCCTTTAGAGTTTCTTCTTTGGTTTTTGCTGAGCAATAGTTTTTCGAAACCAAGGCCTTTGTAAAATTTGTCGAAACTAAAAGTAGTGTTTAAATTGTGTGTATTGGCATTCTGAATTACATTACCCACCAAATCTACATAAGGTACATCTACTCCATTTACATTAATGGTACTTTGTGCAGCAGCTTGCCAATCGAAATCGGCTGTGTATGCATAATCGGCTTTTATCCAACTTAAAAAAGGAATTTTATCGATTGGTAATTGATACGTTCCGTTTAATTTTTGATGATAATGATTGGCTCTACCCGTGTTAAAAAAATCGTCGAAAACTTGAATGTCTTCTGTCGTATCGAACGTATCGTAAATATAACTATTGGTTGCATTAAAGTTTAAAGTAAACGATTTTGTTAAATCGAAAGCAATTGTATAATCCCAATCAAACAAAAATCTACGTTGTTTTAATTCTGGTTGAGGCGATAAACCTGCCACCAAATTTCGAGATTGTTGCTCTGTATAATTTCTATTGATGCGAGAGTTTACTACAAATGTTTTAGGAACAGGGTTAAAGTTAAAATCTTTAATCAACTTTAAATATTTGCTATCGAAAAGCTTTACATTTTTAAAAGGTTCTATTGGTTTAGACTGAAAGCTGTAATTGTAACTTGCGCCAGCAGTTACGTTTTCGTTTATAAATTTTTGAATATTGTAATCTCTATGAAACTCTTTGTTGTGTGCATAAGAAACAGAGATATTTTCTATATCGTAAAACTTTGGTTTTTTGGTTGAGTTTGGATTTCTGTTCTTTTTAACATTAAGAAAACTAATGCTTGTACGTTTTGTATAGTCTCTAGAAAATTCGCTATTTGGATTTTGCCCCAAAGCATCTTTTAAGGTTACATCTTGGTATTGAGGGTCGTATTTTGGGTCTATAAATTTCTCTCCAATACTATAACTCATTGGCAACTGAATGCCCCACTTTTTAGGCGTTAAAACTTTTCCTAGGTTTATAGTGGTCGCAACGTCGTATTGTTTTGTTTCGTCTAAACTGCGTTGGTTTACTCGATCTTCTACATTACCAAAACCAATGGTTGACATGCTTCCTGCTAAAGAAACATTGGCAACATCTGCAAAATTAGCATCGGCATTTACAACGGCTGCCCAACCACCTTTGTTGTCGAAACCTGCAGAACGCAACTCGTTAAACCAAATTTCTCCACTTTTTGGAGTTAAAGAAGTATTTTTAAGACCTAACATTATGGTTCTTAATTGTGCCAAAGTTGGGTTTCCTTTTACGCTAATTTTATAAGGTAAACTTGCATCTTGTTGTGTAGAGGTAAAAATATCTACAATTGGAAAACCTGCAGCATCTCTTTCTAATTTTATTTTTCCGAACGTTTCTAAAAATGCATCTAAATTATTGGCTTCTGGCCAAATATCTAACTGCGAAGTACCATTTTTGGTAACTTTTAAAGGAATTTCAACTTGATAAAAATTCTCGTTTAAATCTGTTCCCAATCGAATAATTGCAGAAAAATCGTTATCTGCTAAACCTGGACTTCCTTGGTTTTCTTGCAAGTGCATAAACATTTTTAAACGCTTAAAACGTCTTAAATCTACACTAATGTTTTTATAGATTGCTCTTGTTTTTTCTGGCTCTAATTGGTTTACTTTTAAAGTTACAGATTGTTCGTTTTGTAATTGTACAGTTGTGCTTCCTTGCAAACGTTCACGCTCAATTCCTGGAGGCTGTACATAGCTTCCTTCATTTTGTTCGATACTAACTACACCTACTTCAAAATCGTTCAATTCGTCTTGTGTTAAATCTCTATCTGGATTTACAGCTGGGTCTAAAGTTTTTACGTAACGTCTCCAATCTCCACGAACCAAATCTAATTCTCCAAAACGAATTACCACTGGAATTCTAAAATTGGTTAAAAACATTCTTACAAAACGAATGCTGTTAAAGTCTGAAATATTATTTATGGGTGTTCCGCTTCTTACAGGAACTCTAAATTGATACCATTTTGTTTGTTGTGTAGAACCGTTTTCTAAGGTTACTGTCGTTACTTTTTCATCTACAATATATCCAACCCCTTTTTGTAAATTGTTTTTATCTAAAGAGATTTTATATTCGTAATAACTCTCTACAGTATTCATGGTTTGGTCTCTGTTGATATCTTCTACATCTGGATATGTGGTAGAAGATGTTGGAAAAGATTCTGGAGATTGGTTTAAGGTTGGCGAATTGCCTTGTGTGTTATTATAATCTTTATATCTTGTAATTAATGAAGCATCTATAGCATCTAAATTTCCTCCTCTAAAAAACTGAAAATTATCTGCTGCAGGGTCTGGTAAAGTTGCAAATTGTCCAATTCCTGCTAAATTCTTTTCTTCATCGTCATTTAAACCATCAAAACCTAAATCTTGGTTTGTTCTTGCACCATCTTGTTCGTTAAAGGCATAAATTATAGAAGGGTTTCTTGGAACATCGCCCCAAGTTGTTCTGTTTACATTATTTCCAGGAACTTTTAAACCATCTTCTGGCAAACCGTTTTCGTACATTTTACGGTTGTCTTTTAGCACGTCTTCAGAAACATTTCCTAAATTGATGTACAAATCTCCTACTTGGTTTATAGGATTGTTTGGGTTGATACCTTGTGGCAAACCTTCTTCGGTTGTAATGGAATAGTTCTCGTAAGGATCCATAATCCAAAATTGAAGGTACTCGACATTTGCTTGGTCGAAATTGTTGGTCGTTAAAGGTCTCATAATACCTCCCCATCTTGTTTCTGGGTTTGGTAAAATTACTTTTCCGTCGATAATGTTTGCGTTTGGATCGAAATTATACGAACCTCTTTCTTGTGGGAAATAAGCCAAATCTAAGGTTCTTACTAAAGAATTCTGAGTAATATCTAACTGAACATTTGGAAACAATTCTTGGTAATTAATTTGTCTTGTTTCTGCTCTCGAAAGCTCATCTGCATCTATACTTGCTGGTGTTTCGCCTGCGCCATAAAATATTTGATCTACACTATACCAAGCCAATTTTGCTCTTTTGTAATTGTAAGATAAATCGTCTTTTTCTCCATTAAAATTCGGAAAATATTTAGGGGTACTTGCTTCATACCAATCTAAGGGAGAAAGCAAACTAATAGGAACTTGCGAAGCTTCAAAATCGTCTATATAAGAGGTTGCTGCACCTGTTACGTCAATTCCACTTGGGGTTCCTGGAATTAAATAAGCCATATCTCCTCTTACAGAAATATTAGAAGGCACATCTGTATCTACAAAAGGCAATTTATTGGCCAGTTTTGTAAAATAAGGCACTTCTGTAGCATAATTAAAATTAAAACCTAACATGGTATTGTTTATAGGTTCTGACCCGAAATTAACTTTTGGTGTTAAAGGTCTTTCTTCAATATTTAAATAAGTGGCACCCACTACGAAATCTTCAGAAAATTTATGTTCCACATCTATACCTATAAAGGTTTTTCTTTGCTGATTAAAAACAGCATTATTTTCTGTGGAAACACTTATGGGAGTTCCAGAAGCTTGTAAACCTGGATCTATAATTTGCACTCTTCCTAAGTTGTAATCTACTACATAATCTACACCTTCTACCAGCTGTCTTCCTCCAGCAGAAACTCTTACAGAACCTCTTGGAACGTTAAAAGCACCTATGGGAATGCCACCTGCGTTTTCCGATTTAAAGTATCCTTTTAAAAAGTATTTGTCTTTATTTTGAAAGTTGTTCTTAATATT
Coding sequences:
- a CDS encoding ISAs1 family transposase — encoded protein: MYIILIINILYILKMTNKLVSIFDKIDDPRRDLTKLHQLNDILLIGIISVICGADSWNEMELYAKEKEDFLRTFLELPNGIPSHDTFNRVFSAIDSKQFELCFIEWVKTLAQLTDKEVIAIDGKTIRGAKHKGKKSPIHMVSAFACENNLVLGQVKTDEKSNEITAIPKLLEILSIQNTIITIDAMGCQTAIAEKIVTKEADYILAVKGNQEQLLEDIEDEFKFAKNTEINIQHTLDHGRIETRTCSCITDFKFIAKNNHWANLNTLVRIESIREFKNSDRPIEKATRYYISSLKANSEVFQKAIRSHWAIENKLHWTLDVAFCEDASRKRTGNASQNFSILTKIALNILRKDSKNKIGIKSKRLKAAINNQYMLKILKL
- a CDS encoding type IV toxin-antitoxin system AbiEi family antitoxin, which gives rise to MFSSKLFQYLKRDYYLCFYSAAKFHGAGQQQVQRDYVMTDKAFSNIKKSSLDIHFFTTSKWPSKNIVEKKSDAGIFKISSPALTAVDLIHHQNKLGGINRMLAILEELSEELTKNDIEELLSWYPHKCTLQRFVFLLEELEVEEILLKPIMQHLKKAKYFPVLLSPKSKQKAGAVDNEWKVDINVKLESDL
- a CDS encoding nucleotidyl transferase AbiEii/AbiGii toxin family protein, coding for MIPKSYIAKWQEKAPWKQFYQVEQDLVISRALVEIFSDDFLRENLTFRGGTALHKLYLNPATRYSEDIDLVQIKPGL
- a CDS encoding nucleotidyl transferase AbiEii/AbiGii toxin family protein, with the translated sequence MQVKGHGAKATYRFTSEYEDIRLRLKLEINCKEHFNVLDWVDFPFEVESEWFSGSAKIKTYSIKELLGTKLRALYQCSKGRDLFDLDYSRLNMKLDIDEIVKCFKAYTKFSTGN
- a CDS encoding ribose-phosphate pyrophosphokinase, with amino-acid sequence MPTNQLAPKLFACSQSITLAEKIAKEYNTTLGKVKTTKFSDGEFQPAFEESVRGRRVFIIGSTFPNADNLMEMLLMLDAAKRASARHITAVMPYFGWARQDRKDQPRVAIGAKLVANLLQSAGATRIMTMDLHADQIQGFFEKPVDHLFASTIFMPYIKNLKLENLTIASPDMGGSKRAYAYSKHLHCDVVICYKQRKKANVISHMELIGDVKGKNVILVDDMIDTGGTLAHAADLMVERGALSVRAICTHPILSGGAYEKIENSGLTELIVSDTIPLKKETSKIKVVSCAPLFADVMHKVQDNTSISGQFLM
- a CDS encoding 50S ribosomal protein L25/general stress protein Ctc, with protein sequence MKSITIKGSKRESVGKVATKTLRNAGMVPCVIYGGDKPVHFSAEEIAFKKLVYTPNVYTATINVDGEKIAAILQDIQFHPVTDKILHVDFYQLFDDKEVTMNIPVKLVGTSPGVLNGGSLRFTNRKLKVKALPANLPDFISADISKLKIGSKLVIKSLFNDNYTFMHPENTVVVQVRTSRNATSVIDEDEDETTEEATEATATE
- a CDS encoding energy transducer TonB, encoding MEIKKNPKSNLENYSKIFMQIGLVLALFITYAAIEKKTYDKTIGDLGVVNMNALVEEDIPITERVEPVKPKTPPPPAPEKIEVVEDEKEVEETVIETTETDETEAVEVEEIVEVAEVEEVVEDVSFMIIEDVPVFPGCKGDKKELKDCFSKMVQKHFSRKFDAELPNELGLSSGKKRVFIGFKIDKKGNVVDIQARAPHPKIKDEVVKVMKLLPKMKPGKQRGKPVGVKYSIPFTLLVE
- a CDS encoding VanZ family protein; this translates as MKMPKYEAPISHIDKWQHSFAYFTLSICWLLSFFRKPHKKYLIVFLCILFGIIIEILQSELTSYRTGDYLDVLANTTGVFLGLVVFNQIYKKNRYN
- the gcvH gene encoding glycine cleavage system protein GcvH; amino-acid sequence: MNIPSNLKYTKDHEWIKIEGNIATVGITDFAQSELGDIVYVDVDTLDDSVEEGEVFGSVEAVKTVSDLFMPLSGEVIEFNEALEDAPELVNSDPYGKGWMIKIDISDSSQIDDLLDAEAYKNLIKG